A DNA window from Paraclostridium bifermentans contains the following coding sequences:
- a CDS encoding YwmB family TATA-box binding protein, whose amino-acid sequence MKKILVSISFIFIFLLGIVLFYGESEAEIKNNGYNQLVNTFESIDSNFKFYNMKANAYLDKSLEKEEMKNICMEIISNLGLEESNLKWIESKKDTQTQVYAQIDEKDRNISIIVANKGKNESYIIVDILENKVYKDIVDIYTVVENTLNLYCKKVDIYTCMAGEYKKKLQLHKYDDILKKILYNMNAKEIDRVEEENFMSVTAFSKLIKTDYLEYLGNKVNLNIGIRYSENEEKTMVYVATPIIKLDY is encoded by the coding sequence ATGAAAAAAATATTAGTGAGTATAAGTTTTATATTTATATTTTTATTAGGGATAGTTTTGTTCTATGGAGAATCAGAAGCTGAGATAAAGAATAATGGATATAATCAACTAGTAAATACTTTTGAAAGTATAGATAGTAATTTTAAATTTTATAATATGAAAGCAAATGCATATTTAGATAAATCTTTAGAAAAAGAAGAAATGAAAAATATTTGCATGGAAATAATTTCAAATTTAGGGCTTGAGGAATCTAATTTAAAGTGGATTGAAAGTAAAAAGGACACTCAAACTCAGGTATATGCACAGATAGATGAAAAAGATAGAAATATATCTATCATTGTCGCTAATAAAGGTAAAAATGAGTCCTATATTATAGTTGACATATTAGAAAATAAAGTATATAAAGATATAGTGGATATTTATACAGTTGTAGAAAATACTCTAAATTTGTATTGCAAAAAAGTCGATATTTATACATGTATGGCTGGAGAGTATAAAAAAAAGTTACAACTACACAAATATGATGATATTTTGAAAAAAATATTATATAATATGAATGCTAAAGAAATAGATAGGGTTGAAGAAGAAAACTTTATGTCGGTAACAGCTTTTAGTAAATTGATTAAAACTGATTACCTTGAATATTTGGGAAATAAGGTAAATTTAAATATAGGAATTAGGTATAGCGAAAATGAAGAAAAAACTATGGTTTACGTAGCTACACCTATAATAAAATTAGATTATTAG
- the glmS gene encoding glutamine--fructose-6-phosphate transaminase (isomerizing) gives MCGIVGYLGNRMATEVLVEGLSKLEYRGYDSAGVAINTGNELEIRKFKGRLAVLAEDLEKNPINGGLGIGHTRWATHGEPSDVNSHPHFNMDRTIAVVHNGIIENYMELKEELQAEGVKFLSQTDTEVVAHLVDKYYEGNLLDAVYKATQRLRGAYALGVICKDNNQELVSVRKDSPLVVGLGDGENFIASDIPAILKYTRNVYFLENGEFVHIVGDKVTILNENREVVNKEVNEITWDVEAASKGGYEHFMLKEIYEQPNGVKETLVRRLNENREIHLDDIKMTKEDLDNINRVYIVACGTAYHAGLIGKFAIEKFAKIPVITDIASEFRYRDPFIDDKTLLILVSQSGETADTLASLRYAKERGARILSVTNVVGSSIARESDDVFYTWAGPEISVASTKAYTTQLVSFYMIALDFAIKKGTITREYYNEMIEKLKEMPSKVEEALKQEDHIKEVAKTLKEKHSAFYLGRGLDYNIAMEGALKIKEISYIHAEAFAAGELKHGTIALIEKGTPVVAIASQGELFEKMVSNMEEVRARGAYVIAVAQEKNKEVEKSADEVIYIPNVEDVLSSILTVLPLQLLSYYVAVERGCDVDKPRNLAKSVTVE, from the coding sequence ATGTGTGGTATAGTTGGATATTTAGGAAATAGAATGGCAACAGAAGTTTTAGTAGAAGGATTATCAAAGCTTGAATACAGAGGATATGATTCTGCAGGTGTTGCTATAAATACAGGAAATGAGTTAGAAATAAGAAAGTTTAAAGGAAGATTAGCTGTTTTAGCAGAGGATCTAGAAAAGAACCCTATAAATGGAGGGTTAGGAATAGGACATACAAGATGGGCAACTCATGGAGAGCCATCAGATGTTAATTCACATCCTCACTTTAATATGGATAGAACAATAGCTGTAGTTCACAATGGAATTATAGAAAACTATATGGAATTAAAAGAAGAATTACAAGCTGAAGGTGTAAAATTCTTATCTCAAACAGACACAGAAGTAGTAGCACATTTAGTTGATAAATATTATGAAGGTAATTTATTAGATGCAGTATATAAAGCTACTCAAAGATTAAGAGGAGCATATGCATTAGGTGTTATATGTAAAGATAATAATCAAGAATTAGTATCAGTTAGAAAAGATAGTCCTTTAGTTGTAGGACTTGGAGATGGAGAAAACTTTATAGCATCAGATATACCTGCAATATTAAAATATACAAGAAATGTATATTTCTTAGAAAATGGTGAATTTGTTCATATAGTAGGAGATAAAGTTACTATATTAAATGAAAATAGAGAAGTAGTAAACAAAGAAGTTAATGAAATTACTTGGGATGTTGAAGCTGCATCTAAAGGTGGATACGAACATTTCATGTTAAAAGAAATATATGAACAACCTAATGGAGTAAAAGAAACATTAGTAAGAAGATTAAATGAAAACAGAGAAATCCATTTAGATGATATAAAGATGACTAAAGAAGATTTAGACAATATAAATAGAGTTTATATAGTAGCGTGTGGAACTGCTTATCATGCTGGACTTATAGGAAAATTTGCTATAGAAAAATTTGCTAAGATTCCAGTTATAACAGATATAGCATCAGAATTTAGATATAGAGATCCATTTATAGATGATAAGACACTATTAATATTAGTAAGTCAATCAGGAGAAACTGCAGATACTTTAGCTTCTTTAAGATATGCGAAAGAAAGAGGAGCTAGAATATTATCAGTAACTAATGTTGTTGGATCTTCAATTGCAAGAGAATCAGATGATGTATTCTATACTTGGGCAGGACCTGAAATATCAGTTGCATCAACTAAAGCATATACAACTCAATTAGTATCATTCTATATGATAGCTTTAGACTTTGCTATAAAGAAAGGTACTATAACTAGAGAGTATTATAATGAAATGATAGAAAAACTAAAAGAAATGCCTTCAAAGGTTGAAGAAGCTTTAAAACAAGAAGATCATATAAAAGAAGTTGCAAAGACTTTAAAAGAAAAACATAGTGCATTCTACTTAGGTAGAGGATTAGATTATAATATAGCTATGGAAGGTGCTTTAAAAATAAAAGAAATATCATATATACATGCAGAAGCATTTGCTGCAGGTGAGTTAAAGCATGGAACTATAGCATTAATAGAAAAAGGAACTCCTGTAGTTGCTATAGCTTCTCAAGGAGAGTTATTTGAAAAAATGGTTTCTAACATGGAAGAAGTTAGAGCAAGAGGAGCATACGTAATTGCTGTAGCTCAAGAGAAAAATAAAGAAGTTGAAAAGTCTGCTGATGAAGTGATATATATACCTAATGTTGAGGATGTTTTATCAAGTATATTAACAGTTTTACCACTTCAATTATTATCTTACTATGTTGCAGTTGAAAGAGGTTGTGATGTAGATAAGCCAAGAAACTTAGCTAAATCAGTTACTGTTGAATAA
- the glmM gene encoding phosphoglucosamine mutase: protein MRKYFGTDGVRGIANTELNCELAYKLGRAGGYVLTKGKDKVKVVVGKDTRVSGDMLESALIAGLMSVGCDIITVGVIPTPGVAYLTKHYNADCGVVISASHNPVEYNGIKFFNENGYKLDDSIELEIESYIDDIEKVEVHPTGDKVGKKIHEHDAVRDYVDYLKTIVNIDFNGLKVVLDCANGAAYKVAPMVFEELGADVVAINNTPDGNNINDKCGSTHPEGLQEEVLRNNADLGLAYDGDADRLIAVNEKGQIVDGDHIMILSAIYLKKHNKLAKDTLVVTVMSNIGLVIAAKENNINLATTAVGDRYVLEEMKNSGYNLGGEQSGHMIFLDYNTTGDGTLSSLVLAQIVKEEGKTLSELAAVMNQYPQVLVNARIKNENKNRYMEIPEIKAEIERIEKLMDGCGRVLIRPSGTEPLVRVMLEGKDEGQLKELATNLANLIQEKLS, encoded by the coding sequence ATGAGAAAATATTTTGGAACTGACGGAGTAAGAGGAATAGCTAATACAGAGCTTAACTGCGAGCTAGCATATAAACTAGGTAGAGCAGGAGGGTATGTTTTAACTAAGGGTAAAGATAAGGTTAAGGTTGTAGTTGGTAAAGATACAAGAGTATCTGGAGATATGCTAGAATCAGCCCTTATAGCTGGACTTATGTCAGTTGGATGTGATATTATAACTGTTGGGGTAATACCGACTCCAGGAGTTGCATACTTAACGAAGCATTACAATGCAGATTGTGGAGTAGTTATATCAGCATCTCACAACCCAGTGGAGTATAATGGAATAAAATTCTTTAATGAAAATGGATATAAACTTGATGATTCTATTGAACTTGAAATAGAGTCATATATAGATGATATAGAAAAAGTGGAAGTACATCCAACTGGAGATAAAGTTGGTAAAAAAATACATGAACATGACGCTGTAAGAGATTACGTTGATTATTTAAAAACTATAGTGAATATAGATTTTAATGGATTAAAAGTTGTGTTAGACTGTGCGAATGGAGCTGCATATAAAGTTGCGCCAATGGTATTTGAAGAATTAGGTGCAGATGTTGTAGCTATAAACAATACACCAGATGGAAATAATATAAATGATAAATGCGGATCAACACATCCAGAAGGTCTTCAAGAAGAAGTATTAAGAAATAATGCTGATTTAGGACTTGCATATGATGGAGATGCAGATAGACTAATAGCTGTAAATGAAAAGGGTCAAATTGTAGATGGCGACCATATAATGATATTAAGTGCAATCTATTTAAAGAAACACAATAAGTTAGCTAAAGATACTTTAGTTGTTACAGTTATGAGTAATATAGGATTAGTTATAGCTGCAAAGGAAAATAACATAAACTTAGCAACAACAGCTGTAGGAGATAGATATGTTTTAGAAGAAATGAAAAATAGCGGATATAATTTAGGTGGAGAGCAATCAGGACATATGATTTTCTTAGATTATAATACGACTGGAGATGGAACTTTAAGTTCTTTAGTTTTAGCTCAGATAGTTAAAGAAGAAGGTAAAACTTTATCAGAACTTGCAGCGGTGATGAATCAATATCCACAAGTATTAGTTAACGCTAGAATAAAAAATGAAAATAAAAATAGATATATGGAAATACCAGAAATTAAAGCTGAAATAGAAAGAATAGAAAAACTAATGGATGGATGTGGAAGAGTATTAATAAGACCATCAGGAACAGAGCCATTAGTAAGAGTTATGTTAGAGGGTAAAGATGAAGGTCAACTAAAAGAATTAGCTACAAATTTAGCTAATTTGATACAAGAGAAATTATCATAA
- a CDS encoding 2-oxoacid:acceptor oxidoreductase family protein: MATERVICAGFGGQGVMSMGQLLTYAGMLEKKEVSWLPSYGPEMRGGTANCSVTISDTPVGSPVITDDATCAIVMNLPSLDKFEKDVVPGGKILVNSSLIEKKVERTDVKTYYIQANELALELGNPRVANMIMLGAYLELNKCVEVDSVLEAFKKVFGPSKEKFVPLNKAALLKGAEAVKSQEALA, encoded by the coding sequence ATGGCTACAGAAAGAGTAATATGTGCAGGATTTGGTGGTCAAGGTGTTATGTCTATGGGACAATTACTTACTTATGCAGGAATGCTTGAGAAAAAGGAAGTTTCATGGTTACCATCATATGGACCAGAAATGCGTGGAGGAACTGCTAACTGTTCAGTAACAATTTCTGATACTCCAGTAGGATCACCAGTTATAACTGATGATGCAACTTGTGCTATAGTTATGAACTTACCTTCACTTGATAAATTTGAAAAAGATGTTGTTCCTGGGGGTAAAATACTAGTGAACAGTTCATTAATAGAGAAAAAAGTTGAAAGAACAGACGTAAAAACTTACTACATACAAGCTAATGAATTAGCTTTAGAACTTGGAAATCCAAGAGTTGCTAACATGATAATGTTAGGAGCATACTTAGAATTAAATAAATGTGTGGAAGTAGATTCTGTATTAGAAGCATTTAAAAAAGTTTTCGGGCCAAGTAAAGAAAAATTTGTTCCATTAAACAAAGCAGCTTTACTAAAAGGTGCTGAAGCAGTTAAATCTCAAGAAGCGCTTGCATAG